A part of Arachis hypogaea cultivar Tifrunner chromosome 12, arahy.Tifrunner.gnm2.J5K5, whole genome shotgun sequence genomic DNA contains:
- the LOC112728023 gene encoding chlorophyll synthase, chloroplastic-like isoform X1, translating into MLSLRHRIRLLRKTVQASISFLVLKELLKNQINGRFAFNLQNLSLQSIRRMGHDFPIVFYLAVGGSLLSYIYSAPPLKLKQNGWIGNFALGASYISLPWWAGQALFGTLTSDIIVLTLLYSIAGLGIAIVNDFKSVEGDRALGLQSLLVAFGTETPKWICVGAIDINITQLSVAGIFIPPILRYLICIPRFFFVLMYIVLYLEIIHHTKPLFCIFIICGL; encoded by the exons ATG TTAAGTCTCAGGCACCGGATAAGGCTCCTTCGAAAGACGGTTCAAGCATCAATCAGCTTCTTGGTATTAAAGGAGCTGCTCAAGAATCA AATAAATGGAAGATTCGCCTTCAACTTACAAAACCTGTCACTTCAGTCTATTAGACGTATGG GACATGACTTTCCCATAGTTTTTTACCTTGCCGTGGGTGGATCACTTCTGTCATACATATATTCTGCTCCTCCTTTGAAG TTAAAACAAAATGGATGGATCGGAAACTTTGCCCTCGGAGCAAGTTACATCAGCTTACCATG GTGGGCTGGTCAGGCTTTGTTTGGGACACTCACATCCGACATTATTGTCCTGACGTTGCTATACAGCATTGCTGGA TTGGGCATTGCCATCGTCAACGACTTCAAGAGTGTTGAAGGGGATAGAGCTCTTGGGCTTCAG TCTCTTCTGGTTGCTTTCGGTACTGAAACTCCAAAATGGATTTGTGTTGGTGCTATTGACATTAACATTACACAATTATCTGTCGCTGGTATATTTATCCCTCCAATACTTAGATATTTGATCTGCATTCCAAGGTTCTTTTTCGTTTTAATGTACATTGTACTCTATCTGGAAATTATTCATCATACTAAACCATTATTCTGTATCTTTATTATTTGTGGGTTGTAA
- the LOC112728023 gene encoding chlorophyll synthase, chloroplastic-like isoform X2, translating to MEDSPSTYKTCHFSLLDVWAGHDFPIVFYLAVGGSLLSYIYSAPPLKLKQNGWIGNFALGASYISLPWWAGQALFGTLTSDIIVLTLLYSIAGLGIAIVNDFKSVEGDRALGLQSLLVAFGTETPKWICVGAIDINITQLSVAGIFIPPILRYLICIPRFFFVLMYIVLYLEIIHHTKPLFCIFIICGL from the exons ATGGAAGATTCGCCTTCAACTTACAAAACCTGTCACTTCAGTCTATTAGACGTATGG GCAGGACATGACTTTCCCATAGTTTTTTACCTTGCCGTGGGTGGATCACTTCTGTCATACATATATTCTGCTCCTCCTTTGAAG TTAAAACAAAATGGATGGATCGGAAACTTTGCCCTCGGAGCAAGTTACATCAGCTTACCATG GTGGGCTGGTCAGGCTTTGTTTGGGACACTCACATCCGACATTATTGTCCTGACGTTGCTATACAGCATTGCTGGA TTGGGCATTGCCATCGTCAACGACTTCAAGAGTGTTGAAGGGGATAGAGCTCTTGGGCTTCAG TCTCTTCTGGTTGCTTTCGGTACTGAAACTCCAAAATGGATTTGTGTTGGTGCTATTGACATTAACATTACACAATTATCTGTCGCTGGTATATTTATCCCTCCAATACTTAGATATTTGATCTGCATTCCAAGGTTCTTTTTCGTTTTAATGTACATTGTACTCTATCTGGAAATTATTCATCATACTAAACCATTATTCTGTATCTTTATTATTTGTGGGTTGTAA
- the LOC112728024 gene encoding uncharacterized protein produces the protein MNRRVRTTIPQHHHNFHKYLKPGALARIRDSRIISARSHRIGSICQIPLRRTSPPSSPLHTPQDTAAAQPQANAAASFDGFPFFVARIYGPRCPQRKKLMAAKSVMFVPVSPAADSPGLVIDSFGSDFIVAN, from the coding sequence ATGAACCGAAGGGTTAGAACAACCATCCCTCAACACCACCACAACTTCCACAAGTACCTAAAACCGGGTGCCCTAGCTCGAATCCGCGATTCGCGCATCATCAGCGCCAGATCTCACCGGATCGGCTCCATCTGCCAGATCCCTCTCCGTCGCACTTCTCCTCCTTCCTCCCCGTTGCATACGCCGCAGGACACCGCCGCCGCCCAGCCTCAGGCCAACGCTGCCGCTTCCTTTGACGGTTTCCCGTTCTTCGTTGCCAGGATCTACGGACCTCGCTGTCCGCAGCGGAAGAAGCTCATGGCCGCCAAGTCCGTTATGTTCGTTCCCGTCAGTCCCGCCGCGGACTCTCCCGGTCTGGTCATTGACTCCTTCGGCAGTGACTTCATCGTGGCCAATTGA